Proteins from one Caulobacter sp. 73W genomic window:
- a CDS encoding glycoside hydrolase family 105 protein, whose product MPNLIHDLAYADVRDAIARLTDNLVNIKDESGEFLLRLDDGRVIDTKGWNDWEWTHGIGLYGLYKFFEQTGDPATLQIMLDWFENRFAAGTPTKNINTVSPFLTLAYLYEQTGDQTYLPYLDAWAEWLMDGLPRTEEGGFQHIVFNDENPQELWDDTLMMSVLPLAKIGLLLGRDHYVEEAKKQFLIHIKYLFDRKSGLWFHGWTFLGRHNFADALWARGNCWVTIAIPEFIELLDLPPEDSLRRFLIETLEAQIKALAAHQHDSGLWRTLIPDETSYLEASATAGFAYGVLKAVRKRYVGAEYEAMAVKAVKGVLANISPDGELQQVSFGTPVFDDQQGYRDIPLTSMPYGQSLAILCLAEFMRQYI is encoded by the coding sequence ATGCCCAATCTCATCCACGATCTTGCCTATGCGGATGTACGCGACGCCATCGCGCGGCTGACCGACAACCTGGTCAACATCAAGGACGAGTCCGGCGAGTTCCTGCTGCGCCTGGATGACGGCCGGGTGATCGACACCAAAGGCTGGAACGACTGGGAATGGACCCACGGGATCGGCCTTTACGGCCTCTACAAGTTCTTCGAACAGACCGGCGATCCGGCCACCTTGCAGATCATGCTCGACTGGTTCGAAAACCGGTTCGCGGCCGGCACGCCGACCAAGAACATCAACACCGTCTCGCCGTTCCTGACCCTGGCCTATCTCTATGAGCAGACCGGCGACCAGACCTATCTTCCCTATCTGGACGCCTGGGCCGAATGGCTGATGGACGGCCTGCCGCGCACCGAGGAAGGCGGCTTCCAGCACATCGTCTTCAATGACGAGAACCCGCAGGAGCTGTGGGACGACACCTTGATGATGAGCGTCCTGCCGCTGGCCAAGATCGGCCTGCTGCTGGGGCGCGACCACTATGTGGAGGAGGCCAAGAAGCAGTTCCTCATTCACATCAAGTACCTGTTCGACCGCAAGTCGGGCCTGTGGTTCCACGGCTGGACATTTCTCGGGCGCCATAACTTCGCCGACGCCCTTTGGGCCCGCGGAAATTGCTGGGTGACCATCGCCATCCCCGAGTTCATCGAGCTTCTGGACCTGCCGCCCGAGGACAGCTTGCGCCGCTTCCTGATCGAGACGCTGGAGGCCCAGATCAAGGCCCTGGCCGCCCATCAGCATGACAGCGGCCTCTGGCGCACCTTGATCCCCGATGAGACCAGCTACCTGGAGGCCTCGGCCACGGCGGGCTTCGCCTATGGCGTCCTCAAAGCGGTGCGCAAACGCTATGTCGGCGCCGAGTACGAGGCGATGGCGGTCAAGGCGGTCAAGGGCGTTCTGGCCAACATCTCGCCTGACGGCGAGCTGCAGCAGGTGTCGTTCGGCACCCCGGTCTTCGACGACCAGCAGGGCTACCGCGACATCCCCCTGACCTCCATGCCCTATGGCCAGTCGCTGGCCATCCTGTGCCTGGCCGAATTCATGCGCCAGTACATCTGA
- a CDS encoding family 43 glycosylhydrolase, whose translation MIHTLLRRRELCLGVAAAAFAPAIASKAWAQTVYGDAPPPPGRPLADDVDNSRRIIPAPRSDYWPYSGISGAGAPVTRRTQGGGWVSGMPDVRYQGPEPRTYPTAPWGGSSSGSVVKDGLLPPIRPIWDAHIRDTIIRPAPDGSYYMTGSTGDNIWAVNDGVELWRSRDLATWDYLGLVWSIDRDGTWEKNWTMRKGVPFRAIWAPEIHYVAGSWVICTSISGVGVGLLKSISGKPEGPYKAVISDTAPIRGSIDSTLFEDDNGRVWLTFGAAEAVREIKRDFSAFAGDWIPLVYDDSVVHTDAQGRRRMGFEGATLFKRDGRYYLGVVHKTEGRYSFAFAMSDKLLGPYHTKHEGVPGGGGGNVFKDHKGRWWQTYFGNDDAAPFREKPGLVRIDFDAAGKIVVAKDQPFLVMA comes from the coding sequence ATGATCCATACCCTCCTGCGTCGCCGCGAACTTTGCCTGGGCGTGGCCGCCGCCGCCTTCGCGCCCGCCATCGCCTCCAAGGCCTGGGCGCAGACCGTCTATGGCGATGCGCCGCCGCCTCCAGGCCGGCCCCTGGCGGACGATGTGGACAACAGCCGACGCATCATCCCCGCCCCCAGGTCCGACTACTGGCCCTATAGCGGGATCAGCGGGGCTGGAGCGCCCGTCACGCGCCGCACGCAGGGCGGCGGCTGGGTGTCGGGCATGCCCGACGTCCGCTACCAGGGACCTGAGCCGCGCACCTATCCGACCGCGCCCTGGGGCGGCTCGTCCTCAGGCTCGGTGGTGAAGGACGGCCTCCTGCCGCCGATCCGCCCCATCTGGGACGCCCATATCCGCGACACCATCATCCGCCCCGCGCCGGACGGCAGCTACTACATGACCGGCTCGACGGGCGACAACATCTGGGCGGTCAATGACGGGGTCGAGCTTTGGCGCTCGCGCGATCTTGCGACCTGGGACTATCTGGGCCTGGTCTGGAGCATCGACCGCGACGGAACCTGGGAGAAGAACTGGACCATGCGCAAGGGCGTGCCCTTCCGCGCCATCTGGGCTCCGGAGATCCACTACGTCGCCGGCTCGTGGGTGATCTGCACCTCGATCAGCGGCGTCGGCGTCGGCCTGCTCAAGAGCATCTCGGGCAAGCCCGAAGGGCCCTACAAGGCGGTGATCTCCGACACCGCCCCGATCAGGGGCAGCATCGACTCCACCCTGTTCGAGGATGACAACGGACGGGTGTGGCTGACCTTCGGGGCGGCCGAGGCGGTACGCGAGATCAAGCGTGATTTCAGCGCCTTCGCCGGCGACTGGATCCCCCTCGTCTATGATGACAGCGTGGTCCATACCGACGCTCAAGGGCGCCGACGCATGGGCTTTGAGGGCGCCACGCTCTTCAAGCGCGACGGCCGCTACTACCTGGGCGTCGTGCACAAGACCGAAGGCCGCTACTCCTTCGCCTTCGCCATGTCCGACAAACTCCTTGGCCCCTATCACACCAAGCACGAGGGCGTGCCGGGCGGGGGCGGGGGCAATGTCTTCAAGGACCACAAGGGCCGCTGGTGGCAAACCTATTTCGGCAACGACGACGCGGCGCCCTTCCGCGAGAAGCCGGGCTTGGTGCGCATCGATTTCGACGCCGCCGGCAAGATCGTGGTCGCCAAAGACCAGCCGTTCTTGGTCATGGCCTAA
- a CDS encoding pectinesterase family protein codes for MSLSRRRFAAGLAILPVAASGLPASAARPARVKVGPGGHQTIASALAALPAEGGQIAIAPGVYREKLSIEAPGVSLIGLGRRPQDVVLVWGDGARTAGGTFKSYSLNVSGDDFTARNLTIQNDYHLRDAQRSQAVALAITGDCAVLDKVVLLGAQDTLYAASRKGGPPSRQYFHRCRIEGHVDFIFGDAKAFFDACQIHTIANDEILITAQSKTTPDQDSAYVFDRCVISAEPQAKNVYLGRAWRPYATVIFMRTDIRAPLNPAGWREWHPGKTTTLDTAYFAEFASSGPGGDVSAREPRTHQLTAAQAARWAKGPFLAGADGWRPKV; via the coding sequence ATGAGCCTCTCCAGGCGCAGGTTCGCAGCCGGTCTTGCGATCCTTCCCGTCGCCGCATCAGGCCTGCCGGCGTCGGCCGCCCGACCGGCTCGCGTTAAGGTCGGACCCGGCGGACATCAGACCATCGCCTCGGCCCTCGCCGCGCTTCCGGCTGAAGGCGGTCAGATCGCCATAGCGCCAGGGGTCTACCGCGAGAAGCTGTCGATCGAGGCGCCGGGGGTGTCGCTGATCGGCCTGGGGCGCCGGCCGCAGGACGTGGTGCTGGTCTGGGGCGACGGGGCGCGCACGGCTGGCGGGACCTTCAAGTCCTACAGCCTCAACGTCTCGGGCGATGATTTCACCGCCCGCAACCTGACCATCCAGAACGACTATCACCTGCGCGACGCCCAGCGCTCCCAGGCGGTGGCCCTGGCGATCACCGGTGATTGCGCGGTGCTCGACAAGGTCGTCCTGCTGGGCGCCCAGGACACCCTTTATGCGGCCAGCCGCAAAGGGGGGCCGCCCAGCCGACAGTACTTCCATCGGTGCCGCATCGAGGGCCATGTCGATTTCATCTTCGGCGACGCCAAGGCGTTCTTCGACGCTTGCCAGATCCACACCATCGCCAATGACGAGATCCTCATCACGGCCCAGAGCAAGACCACGCCCGATCAGGACAGCGCCTATGTCTTCGACCGCTGCGTGATCAGCGCAGAGCCGCAGGCCAAGAACGTCTATCTGGGTCGCGCCTGGCGGCCCTACGCCACGGTCATCTTCATGCGCACGGATATCCGTGCGCCCTTGAATCCGGCCGGCTGGCGCGAATGGCATCCTGGCAAGACCACCACGCTCGACACCGCCTATTTCGCCGAGTTCGCCTCGTCAGGACCTGGCGGCGATGTCTCTGCGCGTGAGCCGCGTACTCACCAACTCACCGCCGCCCAGGCCGCTCGCTGGGCCAAGGGCCCGTTCCTGGCCGGCGCCGACGGCTGGCGTCCAAAGGTCTGA
- a CDS encoding polysaccharide lyase family 1 protein, with translation MDAGKALINRRLFTATAIAAACAATSLEAATAAPKDDGFTHTRGGAGGRSIVVTTLAGEGPGSLREAMKAKGPRTITFSVGGVIDLGRKSLNLREPFVTIDGESAPSPGITLIRGDLSIATHDVVVRHIRVRAGRDGAPDKSGYEVDGISLRSARDVIIDHCSVSWATDENLSASGPRFEGGEDVAKWRAGTSHRITFSNNIVSEGLSHASHAKGEHSKGSLIHDNATGILIVGNLYAHNLERNQLFKGGVHAVSVNNLIYDPGTRNMHYALNAPEWEGHAWQVGKLALVGNVTKGGASTRPDLPFLIVEGQGDLELYAKDNVSHHADGRPMEPLRVLPTTPRPKVAQLAKAPFWPFGLVAMSASKVEAHVLANAGARPADRDAVDLRVVAEVREGTGRVIDDEAQVGGYPQNRAGAE, from the coding sequence ATGGATGCTGGCAAGGCGCTGATCAATCGCCGCCTATTCACCGCCACGGCGATCGCCGCGGCCTGCGCTGCGACGTCGCTAGAGGCGGCGACAGCCGCGCCGAAAGACGACGGTTTCACCCATACGCGCGGCGGCGCCGGCGGCCGCTCCATCGTCGTCACCACCCTGGCGGGCGAAGGGCCTGGATCCTTGCGCGAGGCGATGAAGGCCAAGGGCCCGCGGACCATCACCTTCTCGGTCGGCGGCGTCATCGACCTTGGACGAAAGTCGCTCAATCTTCGCGAGCCGTTCGTGACCATCGATGGGGAGAGCGCGCCCTCGCCCGGGATCACCCTGATCCGCGGCGACCTTTCCATCGCCACGCACGACGTGGTGGTGCGCCACATCCGGGTGCGGGCGGGGCGGGACGGGGCGCCGGACAAGAGCGGCTACGAAGTCGATGGAATCTCGCTGCGCAGCGCCCGCGACGTGATCATCGACCACTGCTCGGTCTCCTGGGCCACCGACGAGAACCTGTCGGCCTCAGGCCCTAGGTTCGAAGGCGGCGAGGACGTGGCCAAGTGGCGCGCCGGGACCTCGCACCGGATCACCTTCAGCAACAACATCGTCTCGGAGGGGCTCTCCCACGCTAGCCACGCCAAGGGCGAGCATTCCAAGGGCAGCCTGATCCACGACAACGCCACCGGCATCCTCATCGTGGGCAACCTCTACGCCCACAACCTGGAGCGCAATCAGCTCTTCAAGGGCGGGGTTCACGCGGTGTCGGTCAACAACCTGATCTACGATCCGGGCACGCGAAACATGCACTACGCGCTGAATGCGCCCGAGTGGGAGGGTCACGCCTGGCAGGTCGGAAAGCTGGCCCTGGTCGGCAACGTGACCAAAGGCGGCGCCTCGACGCGCCCCGATCTTCCGTTCCTCATCGTCGAGGGGCAGGGCGATCTTGAGCTCTACGCCAAGGATAACGTCTCCCATCATGCCGATGGCCGGCCAATGGAGCCGTTGCGGGTCCTGCCGACCACGCCGCGACCCAAGGTGGCTCAGCTTGCCAAGGCGCCGTTCTGGCCCTTCGGACTTGTCGCCATGTCGGCGAGCAAGGTCGAGGCCCACGTCCTGGCCAACGCTGGAGCAAGGCCCGCGGACCGCGACGCGGTCGACCTTCGTGTGGTCGCTGAGGTGAGAGAAGGAACCGGCCGCGTCATCGACGACGAGGCTCAGGTGGGCGGCTATCCGCAAAACCGCGCGGGTGCGGAATGA
- a CDS encoding TonB-dependent receptor — protein sequence MAIGAALAAALVAGHASAQEAAAADDTAVEEIVVTGFRAALQSALVQKRESNVMVDVINAEDIADFPDANLAKSLQRLPGVSIDRVNGEGNKISVRGLGGDFTRVRLNGLETLSTSGSSTADGALSRDRGFEFNTFASELFSSLQVQKTASAEVDEGSLGATVDLISGRPFNYSGRRMAFTAQDAYYENGGKHNPRLAGLVSDRWDTPFGEFGVLASAAYNRREQIIDSYTRGLGGPDYTYRGSTYNNAAAAAAGDPQGFALPTGVNAANVIPRVTNPEALQYLIGSNPRAYELLYGPNNYRGSLVRIPTLSSLNHRELEQERLGLTLSMQWKPTERTTITYDGLYAEMDQTADNYQIGAIGLNRNNTNGNRTASNFSYQTATTASAAQNTYANRRSAYANCATQAATSFRDAIDCGQSQYGNTPVFNSTIYGAGGLPAGAGSFNPNNLEVYDYYNQPGSVGYVAHPQGQAMRAQFLGRPSTRLIDAGLSAAGDSANYLVLGNVDFRSAIDQGSFTNYFAQNSIDITHELTDNFRVHGKYGRSRSINKNTGLLADFIRLDSGNGTAGNGYFVYDDRDGGPMPSMDFGFDVADPTKWDFVKGYSALRHYYTISRNDYEAMQFDVAYDLNPNFTFKAGASQREFGFYYTRYERLIGDTMNPSLLEGVRGGLVGATTVGQMGQVVKFGEGLDMPAGTPKSFFAPNLEAFQQRFGFDCNCINKFGDWRLSDLRNGGVGTFGVDEKDTGFFGQVDYNLTFLGRTLRGNVGVRQVKTEIEARGRTPSGRPVEEGHSYNDTLPSFNAAYEIDEKLMLRFGVAKVMARPQLVALSPGISNLTVPTGIGTQPADYDGSNAAITVGNVRLKPFRATNYDASIEWYFTTGAVLSAAVFRKEINSFPQIVIREGPLSSIFDAEGIASIRATYDGLVDDQSASRRAYLDQDRTFQIRQYNDAPGGFLQGFELNYQQNLTFLPDTFGFLPQWTQNFGVQANYTYIESELEFILDPVANITGKAPFLGASPKSLNATVFYETPKFSGRVSAAYRSPYKTTYPLASGGCNPGVCNSPLINDFVSSKKTFNLDASLSYQWNEHLTFTAEALNLTDQKDQRFGYENDPLVSQYASTGRQFFVGARFVY from the coding sequence TTGGCGATCGGTGCGGCCCTGGCGGCCGCACTCGTCGCGGGCCATGCCTCGGCTCAGGAAGCCGCGGCCGCTGACGACACCGCCGTCGAGGAGATCGTCGTCACGGGCTTTCGGGCCGCGCTGCAGAGCGCGCTCGTCCAAAAGCGCGAATCCAACGTCATGGTCGATGTCATCAACGCCGAGGACATCGCTGACTTCCCCGACGCCAACCTGGCTAAATCGCTGCAACGCCTGCCCGGCGTTTCGATCGACCGGGTGAACGGCGAGGGCAACAAGATCTCCGTGCGCGGCCTTGGCGGCGACTTCACCCGCGTGCGCCTCAACGGCCTTGAGACCCTGTCGACCTCGGGCTCCAGCACCGCCGACGGCGCCCTGAGCCGCGACCGCGGCTTTGAGTTCAACACCTTCGCCTCGGAACTCTTCAGCTCCTTGCAGGTGCAAAAGACGGCGTCTGCGGAAGTCGACGAAGGCTCGCTGGGCGCCACGGTCGATCTGATCAGCGGCCGCCCGTTCAATTACAGCGGCCGACGCATGGCCTTCACCGCCCAGGACGCCTATTACGAGAACGGCGGCAAGCATAACCCGCGCCTGGCCGGTCTGGTTTCGGATCGTTGGGACACGCCGTTTGGCGAGTTCGGCGTCCTGGCGTCAGCGGCCTATAACCGCCGCGAACAGATCATCGACAGCTACACCCGCGGTCTGGGCGGCCCCGACTACACCTATCGTGGCTCCACCTATAACAACGCCGCCGCCGCGGCCGCGGGCGATCCGCAAGGCTTCGCCCTGCCCACCGGCGTCAACGCCGCCAACGTCATCCCGCGGGTGACCAATCCCGAGGCGCTGCAGTACCTGATCGGCTCCAACCCGCGAGCCTACGAGCTGCTCTACGGCCCCAACAACTATCGCGGCTCGCTGGTCCGCATCCCCACCCTGTCGTCGCTAAACCATCGCGAGCTGGAGCAGGAGCGCCTGGGCCTCACCCTATCGATGCAATGGAAGCCCACTGAGCGGACGACCATCACCTATGATGGTCTCTACGCGGAGATGGACCAGACCGCCGACAACTATCAGATCGGGGCCATCGGCCTGAACCGCAACAACACCAACGGCAACCGCACCGCCAGCAACTTCAGCTACCAGACAGCGACCACCGCCTCGGCCGCTCAGAACACCTACGCCAACCGCAGAAGCGCCTACGCCAACTGCGCCACCCAGGCGGCGACGTCCTTCCGCGACGCCATCGACTGCGGCCAGTCCCAGTATGGCAATACGCCGGTGTTCAATTCGACGATCTATGGCGCGGGCGGCCTGCCGGCCGGCGCGGGGAGCTTCAATCCCAATAACCTGGAAGTCTACGACTACTACAACCAGCCCGGTTCGGTCGGCTATGTGGCCCACCCGCAAGGCCAGGCCATGCGCGCCCAGTTCCTGGGCCGCCCGTCGACCCGCCTGATCGACGCCGGACTGTCGGCGGCCGGCGACAGCGCCAACTACCTGGTGTTGGGCAATGTCGACTTCCGCTCGGCCATCGACCAGGGCTCGTTCACCAACTACTTCGCCCAGAACTCAATCGACATCACCCACGAGCTCACCGACAACTTCCGGGTCCACGGCAAGTATGGCCGCTCGCGTTCGATCAACAAGAACACGGGCCTGCTGGCGGACTTCATTCGCCTGGACTCGGGCAACGGCACGGCCGGCAACGGCTACTTCGTCTATGACGACCGCGACGGCGGTCCGATGCCGTCCATGGATTTCGGCTTCGATGTCGCCGACCCGACGAAGTGGGATTTCGTCAAGGGCTACTCGGCCCTTCGCCACTACTACACGATCTCGCGCAACGACTACGAGGCGATGCAGTTCGACGTCGCCTATGACCTGAACCCCAACTTCACGTTCAAGGCCGGGGCCAGCCAGCGGGAGTTTGGGTTCTACTACACCCGCTATGAGCGTCTGATCGGCGACACCATGAACCCCAGCCTTCTCGAAGGCGTGCGCGGGGGCCTGGTGGGCGCAACCACCGTCGGCCAAATGGGCCAGGTCGTAAAGTTCGGTGAAGGCCTGGACATGCCCGCGGGCACGCCCAAGAGCTTCTTCGCGCCCAATCTGGAGGCTTTCCAGCAGCGTTTCGGCTTCGACTGCAACTGCATCAACAAGTTCGGCGACTGGCGCCTGTCCGACCTTCGCAACGGCGGCGTCGGCACCTTCGGCGTCGACGAGAAGGACACCGGCTTCTTCGGGCAGGTCGACTACAACCTGACCTTCCTGGGCCGCACGCTTCGCGGCAATGTCGGGGTGCGTCAGGTCAAGACCGAGATCGAGGCGCGCGGTCGCACGCCCAGCGGCCGGCCGGTCGAGGAGGGCCACAGCTACAACGACACGCTGCCGTCGTTCAACGCCGCCTATGAGATCGATGAGAAGCTGATGCTGCGCTTCGGCGTCGCCAAGGTGATGGCGCGCCCGCAGCTGGTCGCCCTGTCCCCCGGCATCAGCAACCTGACGGTGCCCACCGGCATCGGCACGCAGCCGGCCGACTACGACGGCAGCAACGCGGCCATCACCGTAGGCAATGTGCGTCTGAAGCCGTTCCGCGCCACCAACTATGACGCCAGCATCGAATGGTACTTCACCACCGGCGCGGTTCTGTCGGCCGCTGTGTTCCGCAAGGAGATCAACAGCTTCCCGCAGATCGTCATCCGCGAAGGACCGCTCAGCTCGATCTTCGACGCCGAAGGCATCGCCAGCATCCGGGCCACCTATGACGGCCTGGTCGATGATCAGTCGGCCAGCCGCCGAGCCTACCTGGATCAGGACCGCACCTTCCAGATCCGCCAGTACAACGATGCGCCGGGCGGCTTCCTGCAGGGCTTCGAGCTGAACTATCAGCAGAACCTGACCTTCCTGCCCGACACCTTCGGCTTCCTGCCACAGTGGACGCAGAACTTCGGGGTGCAGGCCAACTACACCTATATCGAGAGCGAGCTGGAATTCATCCTCGACCCGGTGGCGAACATCACTGGCAAGGCTCCGTTCCTGGGCGCCTCGCCCAAGTCGCTGAACGCCACGGTGTTCTATGAGACGCCAAAGTTCAGCGGCCGCGTCTCGGCCGCCTACCGCTCACCCTACAAGACGACCTATCCGCTGGCCTCGGGCGGATGCAATCCAGGTGTGTGCAACTCGCCGCTGATCAACGACTTCGTCTCCAGCAAGAAGACGTTCAACCTCGACGCTTCGCTCTCCTACCAGTGGAACGAGCACCTGACCTTCACGGCCGAGGCGCTCAACCTCACCGACCAGAAGGACCAGCGCTTCGGTTACGAGAACGACCCGCTCGTCTCGCAGTACGCCAGCACCGGCCGCCAGTTCTTCGTGGGCGCGCGCTTCGTCTACTGA
- a CDS encoding DUF1206 domain-containing protein, with product MRSIERSLTLFRHRFIPAQRRLDPITLLEWSARAGYAARGVVYLGLGGVVLLAAADLAPRAQGARDLLAAWAKWPIGLVLIAAVACGLSGFALWRGLQAIFDADRHGKTPKAFAVRLGQAVSGVVYAALAFSAFELLDVFEDFGEADEGESPQALAAQLLSLPHGDLLLLAAGGVLLAVGVGNVLQGLMQDFGKRLSCSERVCRRVVLLGRAGYVARGLATLPAGVFLIRAGWETQSSEVRSWADALQVIEERPMGAWLLGVIALGLLAFGAFGFVEAAFRRIQPNA from the coding sequence GTGCGCAGCATCGAGCGGAGCCTGACGCTGTTTCGCCACCGATTCATCCCGGCGCAGCGACGGCTTGATCCGATCACCTTGCTGGAGTGGTCGGCACGGGCTGGCTACGCGGCCAGGGGCGTCGTCTATCTGGGACTGGGCGGGGTCGTCCTTCTGGCCGCCGCCGATCTCGCCCCACGCGCGCAAGGCGCCCGGGACCTTCTGGCCGCTTGGGCGAAATGGCCGATTGGACTGGTCCTGATCGCGGCCGTCGCTTGCGGTCTGTCGGGCTTTGCGCTCTGGCGCGGCTTGCAGGCGATCTTCGACGCCGACCGCCACGGCAAGACGCCCAAGGCGTTTGCGGTGCGACTGGGCCAGGCGGTTAGCGGCGTCGTCTACGCAGCCCTGGCCTTCAGCGCCTTTGAACTGCTCGATGTCTTCGAGGACTTTGGCGAAGCCGACGAAGGCGAGTCACCCCAGGCGCTCGCCGCGCAGCTTCTGTCCTTGCCGCATGGCGACCTCCTCCTGCTTGCGGCCGGCGGGGTCTTGCTGGCGGTGGGCGTCGGCAATGTTCTCCAGGGCCTAATGCAGGATTTCGGCAAACGACTTTCGTGCAGCGAACGGGTCTGCCGGAGGGTCGTCCTTCTTGGCCGCGCCGGCTATGTGGCGCGAGGCCTGGCGACCTTGCCTGCGGGAGTGTTTTTGATCCGTGCTGGATGGGAGACTCAAAGCAGCGAAGTCCGCAGCTGGGCGGACGCGCTGCAAGTCATCGAGGAAAGGCCTATGGGCGCATGGTTGCTCGGCGTGATCGCCTTGGGCCTGCTCGCCTTCGGAGCCTTCGGGTTTGTTGAGGCGGCGTTCAGGCGGATACAGCCCAACGCGTGA
- a CDS encoding isochorismatase family protein, translating into MTSPHTGKSSVLPTGGGAALIDLNDTLILLLDHQSGLFQTVKDIALSDLRRNVEMIARLASLLNVPIITTASEPRGPNGPLMPQIHELAPHAVFVPRKGEVNAWDNEAFVDEVRRSGRKTLVMAGVWTSVCVMFPALDAQAAGFDVYAVIDASGDPSEMASRTSLARFVQGGVKPTTTNALLSELHRTWARPEAAEMAKLYALAAPNYAAVIESFQAPRA; encoded by the coding sequence ATGACCTCTCCTCACACCGGCAAGTCCAGCGTCTTGCCGACCGGCGGCGGCGCGGCGCTGATCGATCTGAACGACACCCTGATCCTTCTGCTCGATCATCAATCGGGCCTGTTCCAGACGGTCAAGGACATCGCGCTGAGTGATCTGAGGCGCAATGTGGAGATGATTGCGCGGCTGGCGAGCCTGCTGAACGTCCCGATCATCACCACGGCCTCGGAGCCGCGCGGCCCCAACGGTCCGCTCATGCCGCAAATTCACGAGCTCGCGCCTCACGCGGTCTTCGTGCCGCGCAAGGGTGAGGTGAACGCCTGGGACAATGAGGCCTTTGTCGACGAAGTGCGCCGCAGCGGCCGAAAGACCCTGGTCATGGCCGGGGTATGGACCAGCGTCTGCGTGATGTTCCCGGCCCTCGACGCTCAGGCGGCGGGGTTCGACGTCTATGCGGTGATCGACGCCTCGGGGGATCCTAGCGAGATGGCGTCCAGGACCAGCTTGGCCCGCTTCGTCCAAGGCGGCGTCAAGCCGACCACCACCAATGCATTGCTCAGCGAGCTTCATCGCACGTGGGCGCGCCCTGAAGCAGCCGAAATGGCCAAGCTCTATGCCTTGGCCGCGCCCAACTATGCGGCCGTGATCGAGAGCTTCCAGGCTCCGCGCGCCTGA
- a CDS encoding winged helix-turn-helix domain-containing protein: protein MTGSRQRILVIDDEPQIQRFLGPALEAAGYEPLKAESGQEGLRAIALWSPDAVVLDLGLPDMDGKQVLEKARAFYTGPILILSARDREIEKIDALDKGADDYVEKPFGVGELLARLRVALRHAGKAGAGPSQIQAGDILIDLDKHKVMRAGAPVKLSPKEFDLLARLARAQGRLLTHKDLLTAIWGPAHVEDTQYLRVFIGQLRQKLEAEPSAPRMILTEPGVGYRFEAD, encoded by the coding sequence ATGACCGGATCTCGCCAGCGCATCCTCGTCATCGACGACGAGCCGCAGATCCAGCGGTTCCTCGGCCCCGCCCTGGAGGCGGCCGGCTATGAGCCGCTGAAGGCTGAGAGCGGGCAGGAGGGTCTGCGCGCCATCGCCCTTTGGAGCCCTGATGCGGTGGTGCTGGATCTGGGCCTGCCGGACATGGACGGCAAACAAGTGCTGGAAAAGGCGCGGGCTTTCTATACCGGGCCGATCCTTATCCTGTCGGCCCGCGATCGCGAGATCGAGAAAATCGACGCCCTGGACAAGGGCGCCGACGACTATGTTGAAAAACCCTTCGGGGTCGGCGAGCTTCTGGCCCGCCTCCGAGTGGCCCTGCGCCATGCGGGCAAGGCCGGGGCCGGGCCGTCGCAGATCCAGGCCGGCGACATCCTCATCGATCTGGACAAGCACAAGGTCATGCGGGCCGGGGCGCCGGTGAAGCTGTCGCCCAAGGAATTCGACCTTCTGGCTCGGCTCGCTCGCGCCCAGGGGCGGTTGCTTACCCACAAGGACCTGCTGACCGCCATCTGGGGACCGGCGCATGTGGAGGACACCCAGTATCTTCGGGTGTTCATAGGCCAGCTTCGCCAGAAGCTGGAGGCCGAACCCTCGGCGCCCCGGATGATCCTGACCGAGCCGGGCGTCGGCTACCGCTTCGAGGCGGACTAA